In Actinotignum schaalii, the sequence GCGTATGCTTCCAGCACAGGTTGGCGCGGGGTTCCGTAACGATGCTTCCCGTGGACAACGGCCCATTCGAGCATCTCCCCGCTTTCCACGAGGTGATCGAAGTGTTCATCATCCACGAAGAAGTAGGATTCCCCTTCGCGTTCCCCCGGGCGAGGCGCACGCGTGGTGGCAGAAATGGAGAGCCAGATGCGCGGCTCCCGCTCAAGGAGCTGCGCAACCACGGTTCCCTTCCCTACCCCGGAAGGGCCGGCAAGCACGCAAATACGGCGATGATCCTCAGGTGTCATGACATTTATTCTGCCACAGCCCTACGACACAATTTTCGCTCGCGATTTTCCGTACCGGCTGGCTGCCAGGAGTAGTTGAGTCCTGCCCCGGCTCAGCCTTTAACCGAAAAGCGCGATGAGGGCCGCGGTTTGATGGACACCCAGCCCGCGCACGCGCCGGGAGGGAGCGATCCCAATATCGGCCATGGCCCGCGCGGCCTTGGCTTCACCGATACCGGGAAGTGCCCGCAGCAGCACACTGGCGCGGGTGCGCGCAACGACCGGGTCGTCACGCTGAGCCAAAACCTCCGAAAGGTGCAGCTGTCCGGATTTCAGTTGCTGCAAAAGTTCCGCGCGGCGCCGCCGTGTTTCGGCGGCCTTATCCAAAGCGGCGAGACGCTGCTCCGGAGTAAGTGGTGGTACCTCCACAGTGTCCCCTTTCTAGCGCATCAGATATACCCTGGTGCTCATAACAATTCCGTCAACATCAGTCACGGCGACGCTGACGCTACGAAACTTCTTCGTCTTGTTAGTAGCGTAGAGCGAAATAGCGCTAAATAATATAAGAAGCCACGCCCTTGTTTTTTTATAAAACCATCGCGGCAGGTCAGCGCCGCGGCTTGTGACGAAGTTCGCGACCGGTAGTGGCTTCCGGGTAGGCTACAGCCATGGAAACAACCCGGATTGACGTATGGCTATGGAGTGTGCGCCAGTGCAAAACTCGCTCGCTTGCCACCTCCGAATGCAAAGCCGGCCACGTGCGCATCAACGATGAACCGGTCAAGCCCGCCGCGAAAGTCCGTGTCGGTGATGTGGTGCGCTACCGGGTGGAAGGCTTTGACCGGATCCTCAAAGTTACCGGAATTATTACCAAGCGAACGAGTGCCCCGGTGGCCCGGGAAAATTACGAGGATCTCACGCCGGTGCGGGAGAAAGTTTATCTGCCGGTGATGCGGCGCGATCCTGGCAGCGGCCGCCCCACGAAGAAAGAACGGCGCGAACTCGACCGCCTTTTCGGCCGCAATTCCAATTACGGCCGCCGGTAACCCCCGCGGATCCCGGGGATACACAACTATCGCGGCCTCTAGGACACCAGGGGCTGCAGGCTGTTTATTGGACATGAGGGCTGCGTAACGAAATCCCTTTCACGTGTACAAAAATGGCGAGTTTCCGTGAAATCGTTCACGGAAACTCGCCATGAGGTACTGGCTGCCGGAGAAGCTCTTATTCTTCTACGCCAACTTCGCCAGCTTCGGGAGTATCCAACTGGCCGGTGCGGATAGCGGCGATGAGGCCCGCCTCATCGGATTCCGAAGGCTCGCTTTCTTCGCCAGATTCCACCGCGCTAGCGGCGTCGTCGTTCTGAAGAATAGGTGTGCTGCCGCTTTCCTCACGTTCGCGGATATCGGCAGCCTTGTTGAGCACGCCCATCACGAAACCGACCGAGCGGTCCGTGGAGAATTCGCGCACCAGGTTGGTCCACTCCACGATAACTGCACCACGGAAGGTCCCCAGGTACATGAGTTCGGCAACCGCACCGCGCAAAGCGCTGCGATCCACCGCGTTCATGCGCTCAAGCGACCAATCCTCCGAGGATGCCTCAATGAGGGTATCCACCTGCGAGATTTGCTGCGCGTAAGCGGTCACGATCTGCGAGCCGAATTCCCCGATGGGAACCTGGGCGGTGGAGACACGCTGGCGTTCGGCAAGGAGCTCGAGAATACCCGCTTCCGAGGTGATGTTCTTTTCATCAGCTTCGAAAAGCACATCCAAGGCACGATGGCGCTGGGTGGAACGGCCCGTGGACCGGCGTTTCTTCTGTTTAGCCATTAGTCGTTCGCCCGGGAAATGTATTCACCGGTGCGCGTATCAACCTTAATCTTGTCCCCAATATTGAGGAAGAGCGGCACCTGGAGTTCGTACCCGGTCTGCACCGTCGCAGGCTTGGTGCCCGCATTCGAGCGGTCGCCCTGGAGACCCGGTTCGGTTTCCGTCACTTCGAGAATCACCGAAGCCGGCAGTTCCACGAAGAGCACATTACCTTCGTGGAAAGCCACGATGGCCTTCTGGTTTTCGAGCAGGAAGTTGGCGAGATTACCCATGACTTCAGCGGTGACGGGAACCTGTTCGTAGGTATCCTCATCCATGAAGATGAAATCTGTGCCGTCATGGTAGAGGTACTGCATATCGCGGCGGTCCACGGTGGCGGTTTCGACCTTAATGCCCGCGTTGAGGGTGCGATCCACAGTTTTGCCGGAGAGGACATTCTTCAGCTTGGTCCGCACGAAAGCGGGGCCCTTGCCCGGCTTGACGTGCTGGAACTCAACAACCTGCCACAGCTGGTTGTCGAATACCAGGACCATGCCATTCTTCAAATCATTGGTTGTTGCCACAAGGTATCCTTTCAGAAATAGTCCTCCCCAAGTTTACACGGGGAGTTTCATCTTTGCGACGCACACGCCTCCAAAGCCGCGCGGATCCGGCGTACCACCCGATGCGGGGAGCCACCGTCGGAGGTCACCGTCACGCTGGCGATATCGCGGTAGAGCGGAGTGCGTTCCCGGTCCAGTTCACGCAGCCGTGCCGCCGGATTATCCTCGAGAAGCGGGCGGCGGGTGCGCGATCCGGTAATACGCCGCACCAAAATATCCATGCGTGCTTCGATAAGAACCACGGGATAGCTGCGCAGTGCCTGCCGGGTGGCCTCACTCAAAATAGCACCTCCCCCCAGGGAGAGCACGCCGTCAAAATCCGCGAGGGTCCGCGCGATAATATCGGCTTCCAGCTGCCGGAATCCCTCTTCCCCTACCGTCTGGAAAATCTCCGGGATGCTCTGCCCGGTTTCGCTGACGATAAGAGCGTCCGAATCGGCGAAAGGAAGATCTAAATCCTTGGCCAGCAGTTTTCCCACGGTCGATTTACCCACCCCGGGCATCCCGACCAGCACTGCCCGCACGCTCATCGGCGTTCCTCCGGGATGCGGTTCAGGTAGGCCCGCACCGCCGCTTGGGTATCACCGAGGGTATCCCCGCCGAATTTATCCTGGAGTGCTTCCGCGAGCACCAAGGCCATCATCGCCTCGCAGATGACCGCTCCGGGAACCACGGCGGTGGCATCGCTGCGCTGGTGGAGCGCGGTGGTGGCTTCTCCGGTTTCGGTATCGAT encodes:
- a CDS encoding shikimate kinase encodes the protein MSVRAVLVGMPGVGKSTVGKLLAKDLDLPFADSDALIVSETGQSIPEIFQTVGEEGFRQLEADIIARTLADFDGVLSLGGGAILSEATRQALRSYPVVLIEARMDILVRRITGSRTRRPLLEDNPAARLRELDRERTPLYRDIASVTVTSDGGSPHRVVRRIRAALEACASQR
- a CDS encoding transcription antitermination protein NusB; amino-acid sequence: MAKQKKRRSTGRSTQRHRALDVLFEADEKNITSEAGILELLAERQRVSTAQVPIGEFGSQIVTAYAQQISQVDTLIEASSEDWSLERMNAVDRSALRGAVAELMYLGTFRGAVIVEWTNLVREFSTDRSVGFVMGVLNKAADIREREESGSTPILQNDDAASAVESGEESEPSESDEAGLIAAIRTGQLDTPEAGEVGVEE
- the mihF gene encoding integration host factor, actinobacterial type, giving the protein MEVPPLTPEQRLAALDKAAETRRRRAELLQQLKSGQLHLSEVLAQRDDPVVARTRASVLLRALPGIGEAKAARAMADIGIAPSRRVRGLGVHQTAALIALFG
- a CDS encoding RNA-binding S4 domain-containing protein, with product METTRIDVWLWSVRQCKTRSLATSECKAGHVRINDEPVKPAAKVRVGDVVRYRVEGFDRILKVTGIITKRTSAPVARENYEDLTPVREKVYLPVMRRDPGSGRPTKKERRELDRLFGRNSNYGRR
- the efp gene encoding elongation factor P, with amino-acid sequence MATTNDLKNGMVLVFDNQLWQVVEFQHVKPGKGPAFVRTKLKNVLSGKTVDRTLNAGIKVETATVDRRDMQYLYHDGTDFIFMDEDTYEQVPVTAEVMGNLANFLLENQKAIVAFHEGNVLFVELPASVILEVTETEPGLQGDRSNAGTKPATVQTGYELQVPLFLNIGDKIKVDTRTGEYISRAND
- the gmk gene encoding guanylate kinase, which gives rise to MTPEDHRRICVLAGPSGVGKGTVVAQLLEREPRIWLSISATTRAPRPGEREGESYFFVDDEHFDHLVESGEMLEWAVVHGKHRYGTPRQPVLEAYAAGKIPLLEIDLAGARQVRQSLPEAFQIFLAPPSFQELEARLRGRGTETEEAIERRLETARGELAAQGEFDAVVVNDTVARATGEILDLIAPTR